The genomic region GCAAAACCAATGAGAATTTGTGCGAGTGCGCCTTTAAACACATTTGCAAAGCCAAAATAAATAATGCCTAAAAATAGCATCCATCCAGTAGCGATACCACACAGCGCGCGGATTCCAGCTAGCCCACCAAAGCGCAAGGAATTATGCATAACAAGCAAAATATCAGGTCCGGGCGTAATCGCCCCGACAAACCCCACGGCAAAAAGCATAACAAAATCCATCTTTTTCCTTTTGTGTGTTTTGTTTTTTGGTATTTTAGCGTATTTTTAAAGGTTGGGATAAGCTAGCAGATTCTGCAAAATCAGTGGTGCAAGTCAAAATTGCAAGCCAAAGTATGGTAATAAAATTTAAAAACAAAGATTTTAGAAAACCTGCAAGAGCTTATTGATTTAAAAATGCGGAAGTATGTGTCTTAAGTAAATTAGCACAATTGGTGGAGTTGTGGGGAATCAAACCCCAGTCCAAAAATCAAATCCCCTAAGAATCTACATGTTTAGACAAGATTTTTTTAATCTTTTTATCTAGCAAGTAAATCTCCAAACTCCGCTCTAGATAAGCAACCCCATTTGTCTTTTTGTCTGTGCGAGGTGATACAGCCAAGCACCTAGCCGCGTTACGACTAATGATAAAACGCTAGGAATTCTATCTTAGTCGGCTCCTAAAGAGTAGTTAAACTTATGCTACCTTTGCATAAGCTGGAGCGTAATTTGTATTGTTTGCGTTTAATTTTAAAAAATGGCAGTTTTAGAGCGTGCCAGCTCACATGCACTTAGCTTTTTTGACTCCTGTCGAAATTCTTTTCAACCCCATAAGCCCTGAAATCCCTCTTTTGGTAATTTCTCAAGGAGGCGCGGATTGTAGCCAAAAAGGGAATCTAAGTCAAGCGCGCGTAAGAATCTAAATTGAGGCTTTATTATTTTTCATACATACCCTCTAGAGCCTTCCACACGACTTCTAGATTCTTACTTTTAAAGCCTCTTTGCACATAGTAAGCGTGCATTTTACGCAAGGTTTCTTTTTCAAAATACGAGCCAATGCGCAAACCTTCCGTCCCTTTCACTACGACATAAAAACCCAAATCGCGATTATTTGCGTATTGCTTTAAATGTCCGAGATTAGCATAAGTCACCAAATCATTTAAGCGTATGCATTCTTTTTCAAAAAACTCCAAAAGTTCAGGTGTGGATTCTGTAATCTTTTTAGCGTGTTTGTAATGTTTGAATTTTTCTTTCATCGTATTCTCCTTAAAAACGCAAAATCTTAAATATTCGCCCCCAAAATACTTATTCATTGTATAATAAGTTTTTCTACTTTTTGAAGCTTTTTTGGAAAAAAATCTCTTAGGTTTTCATTGGAAAAGTTACGGAAATACAAACTCTTAAATAAAGTTAATAAAAGAAAACTTGTAATACAATCGCACGCACAAATCCAAAAATTCATTACGGAGTAGGCAATGAAAAAGAAGGTGTATGCCTCTAGAGTGGAACTTTTAAGTGAGTCTGCGACTATCGCGATAAGTTCTTTGGCGCGTGAGCTAAAGGCGCAGGGGAAAGACATTTTGAGCTTCTCTGCTGGGGAGCCAGATTTTGACACACCTCAAGCCGTGCGCGATGAAGCCGTGCGCGCGCTTAATAGCGGTTTTACGCATTATACTGCGGTTGCTGGGATTCCGGAATTGCTCAAAGCAATAAGCGGGAAGTTGGAGCGCGAAAATGGCTTGTCCTATGCACCAAATGAGATTCTTGTGAGCAATGGCGCGAAGCATTCACTTTTTAATATTTTCCAAGCATTGCTAAATAACGGCGATGAAGTTATTATCCCTGCGCCATTTTGGGTGAGTTACCCAGAGCTTGCTACTTACTGCGGGGCAAAAAGTGTGATTTTGCAAACTGATGAGAGCACAAATTTTAAAATCACGCCAAAGCAGTTGAAAGATTCTCTCACGTCAAAAACTAAGATTCTCGTGCTAAACTCGCCTTCAAATCCCACGGGAATGGTGTATTCAAAGGAAGAATTAGAAGAGATTGCAACGATTCTCAAAGGAAGTGATGTGTGGGTTGTGAGCGATGAGATTTATGAAAAGCTTGTGTATGACGCACAGATGTGTTCCATTGGCTCGCTTAGCGCGGATATGCTAGAGCGTAGCATCGTGGTAAATGGGCTTAGCAAGGCTGTGGCGATGACTGGCTGGCGCGTTGGGTATCTTGCGTGCAAGGATAAGCAGTTGTTGAAATATATGAATAATTTGCAAAGTCAATGCACTTCAAATGTCAATTCTATCGCGCAAAAAGCAAGTATTGTTGCGCTTAATGGTGAGTGTGATGCGGATATTGAGGAAATGCGCCTAGCGTTTAAAGACAGAATGGAATCTGCGTTTAAGCTTTTTAACACACTTCCGGGATTTAGCGTGTTAAAGCCACAGGGTGCGTTTTATTTGTTTGTTAATATTTCAGGCTTACCGCGTTTTGGCGGGGATTCTATGCAATTTTGCAAGGAACTGCTTGAGAATGAGGGCGTGGCACTTGTGCCCGGCTGTGCGTTTGGCAAAGATGGTTATGTGCGTTTTTCATTTGCGTGTTCTATTGATGAGATAACACACGGAATCGAGCGTATTGCGAAGTTTGCGAAGTTTTAAGATTACAAGGTTTTTGGGCGAATGAAGCAAAAGATTGTTTTATTTGTTTTATGTGTGTTCTTTGTGGGCGTTGGGAGCTATTTGCGCTTGCGTGAAAGTGGCTTTGAAGTGAATAATGCACCCTTTGTTACTATGTATTCCCCGCTAGATTCTGCACTTTTAGAATCAGATTTTCAATCCAAATATAATCTCACGCGACAAATCGACGTTCCCACAGGTAGCGATATTTCCCAGCTTAATTTTTTTGAATCTAACACTTACTCGCTTATCCCAAACTTTGAAAAATCCGCGCACGCAAGCACTTTGGTTGATTTGGATTCTCGTCTTATGGTGTTGTTTTTTGCCGGGAGCAGGGAAGGTGCGCGTGATGTGAAAATTTACCAAAGCTTTTTGCCTAAAGGAAGCATACATTGGAGCGAGCCTAGGGTGATTTTAGATGCGCTTACGCTCTCGCGCCTAAGCGGGAAATTTATCAAAAAACTAGGCAATCCTATTGCGTTTAGGGATTCTCTTAATCGTGTGCATATGTTTGTCGTTGGCGTTAGTCTCGGTGGCTGGGCAACAAGTAAGGTGTATCAATTCCTCTTTGATGAGGGTTTAGAGGAGTTGCAATACAAGGGCGAGCTCCATTTGGGTATGTTTTTGAACTTTTCTCATCTTGTGCGCACACCTCCGATTGCGCTAGAAAATGGCGGCTTTATGCTTCCGCTCTATCACGAGTTAGCAAATAAATATCCGCTTGTAGCGTTTTTTGACGCAGATTCTAAACTGCTTTTTACAAAACGTCTTAATTCTTTAAAATCCCAGCTTCAGCCAAGTATTATTGCGCTTAATGAAAGCGAGTGCCTTGCAATGTTTAGAATCCA from Helicobacter himalayensis harbors:
- a CDS encoding sialidase family protein, which produces MKQKIVLFVLCVFFVGVGSYLRLRESGFEVNNAPFVTMYSPLDSALLESDFQSKYNLTRQIDVPTGSDISQLNFFESNTYSLIPNFEKSAHASTLVDLDSRLMVLFFAGSREGARDVKIYQSFLPKGSIHWSEPRVILDALTLSRLSGKFIKKLGNPIAFRDSLNRVHMFVVGVSLGGWATSKVYQFLFDEGLEELQYKGELHLGMFLNFSHLVRTPPIALENGGFMLPLYHELANKYPLVAFFDADSKLLFTKRLNSLKSQLQPSIIALNESECLAMFRIHRGYENKAFLQKCKDFGNTWEAPSKSNIQNFDSSSVLLALPQNPPKTSPKNPKKAQKDSKKSQPQNKQSQESQQTQEPKSEVLLIHNDGLSNPLLSMYDLFYEKVRIHPRASISLFYLRDAEKGIFERLMTIDALKDGEVSYPSASLDSQNLYITYTYDRTQIKYSVIPLDSIFELIRQSRESLQEIESAHDFSFIKSQNVQQDSQNFVDSQNPQSQQDMLDDDLLQKEDFMQIIEYHYMSDVG
- a CDS encoding pyridoxal phosphate-dependent aminotransferase, producing the protein MKKKVYASRVELLSESATIAISSLARELKAQGKDILSFSAGEPDFDTPQAVRDEAVRALNSGFTHYTAVAGIPELLKAISGKLERENGLSYAPNEILVSNGAKHSLFNIFQALLNNGDEVIIPAPFWVSYPELATYCGAKSVILQTDESTNFKITPKQLKDSLTSKTKILVLNSPSNPTGMVYSKEELEEIATILKGSDVWVVSDEIYEKLVYDAQMCSIGSLSADMLERSIVVNGLSKAVAMTGWRVGYLACKDKQLLKYMNNLQSQCTSNVNSIAQKASIVALNGECDADIEEMRLAFKDRMESAFKLFNTLPGFSVLKPQGAFYLFVNISGLPRFGGDSMQFCKELLENEGVALVPGCAFGKDGYVRFSFACSIDEITHGIERIAKFAKF